The following coding sequences lie in one Peribacillus frigoritolerans genomic window:
- the thiI gene encoding tRNA uracil 4-sulfurtransferase ThiI — MKFDHIIIRYGEISTKKRNRKGFVDKMKAHIRWSLKDIEGVVLTANRERMYVLLNGADHKPVIDRLKGIFGIQSLSPAIKIERDLEVMKTAALYYLNHTLEEVNTFKITTKRADKDFPYNTDEINRAIGGHLLRNTEDLKVDVKNPDLNLLVEVRREAVYLTGEIIQGAGGLPFGSSGKAMLMLSGGIDSPVAGFLSMKRGLDVEAIHFYSPPFTSERSRQKVIDLAGKLAEINGSMKVHIVPFTEIQLLIQKQIPENYSMTTTRRLMMRVADRIREKEEAMALITGESLGQVASQTMSSMFAINEVTNTPILRPLITMDKTEIIKIARELDTFEISNLPYEDCCTVFTPASPKTKPKREKVNYYESFVDFESLIEKAVSETEILTVKPGQTFDKEETMEDLF; from the coding sequence ATGAAATTTGATCATATAATTATCCGTTATGGAGAAATCTCCACGAAAAAAAGAAACCGTAAAGGCTTTGTAGACAAAATGAAGGCACATATCCGCTGGAGTTTAAAAGATATTGAAGGTGTAGTGCTTACAGCCAACCGGGAGCGGATGTACGTTCTCCTGAACGGTGCGGACCATAAGCCTGTCATTGACCGATTGAAAGGCATTTTTGGAATTCAGTCATTAAGCCCTGCGATAAAAATAGAGCGTGATCTGGAAGTGATGAAAACGGCAGCATTGTATTACCTGAATCATACTCTTGAAGAGGTAAACACGTTCAAAATCACGACAAAACGCGCCGATAAGGATTTTCCATATAATACCGATGAAATTAATAGGGCAATCGGCGGGCATTTGCTCCGAAATACAGAGGATTTAAAAGTGGATGTAAAGAACCCTGATTTGAACCTGCTAGTGGAAGTGAGACGCGAAGCCGTGTATTTGACAGGTGAAATCATCCAGGGGGCTGGCGGTCTTCCATTCGGGTCAAGCGGAAAGGCGATGCTGATGCTTTCAGGCGGGATTGATAGCCCTGTTGCGGGATTCCTTTCGATGAAACGGGGATTGGATGTGGAAGCGATCCATTTCTACAGCCCACCGTTCACGAGCGAACGTTCACGTCAAAAGGTCATTGATTTGGCGGGCAAGCTTGCCGAAATAAATGGAAGCATGAAAGTGCATATCGTTCCATTTACGGAAATCCAATTATTGATTCAAAAACAAATCCCGGAAAACTACTCAATGACTACTACCCGTCGTTTAATGATGCGGGTCGCCGATCGAATCCGTGAAAAGGAAGAAGCCATGGCACTGATTACCGGTGAAAGCCTTGGACAGGTTGCGAGCCAGACGATGAGCAGCATGTTTGCCATCAATGAGGTGACGAATACACCGATCCTGCGCCCGCTGATTACCATGGATAAAACGGAAATCATCAAAATTGCAAGAGAGCTTGATACATTTGAAATATCCAATCTTCCGTACGAAGATTGCTGTACTGTCTTTACGCCGGCAAGCCCAAAAACGAAACCGAAACGTGAAAAGGTCAATTACTATGAAAGCTTCGTCGACTTTGAATCCTTGATCGAAAAAGCGGTCTCCGAAACAGAAATATTGACGGTTAAACCTGGTCAGACTTTCGATAAGGAAGAAACGATGGAAGATTTATTTTAA
- a CDS encoding cysteine desulfurase family protein encodes MIYFDNSATTKPYPEVIESFMKVTSDYFGNPSSLHGLGVQSEKLLSAARKQIADLLKVKSSEIYFTSGGTEGNNLAIKGAAHSQGNRGKHIITTAIEHPSVEDACQSLTKMGYEITNLPVNEFGQIDVTDLKDALREDTILVSVMHVNNEVGSIQPIAEIGKLIKQYPNVLFHVDNVQGAGKVSLSLRDANVDLCTISGHKVHGLKGTGILYVREGVRVDPLFHGGNQETKIRSGTENVAGIVALSKALRISMNNQLLYHDKLQQIKTYLYKGLKEMDGVLVNTPEEGAPHIVNFSVPGLKSEVLLHALESEGIYVSTTSACSSKKRTISKTVDAMFHNSARSESVIRISTTYGNEMEEAKQVLAAIQKIVANLEKIMRVAK; translated from the coding sequence ATGATTTATTTTGATAATAGTGCAACAACAAAACCATATCCCGAAGTAATCGAATCATTCATGAAGGTTACTTCGGACTATTTCGGGAACCCCTCTTCGCTTCATGGACTTGGGGTGCAATCCGAAAAACTGCTTTCCGCTGCAAGAAAGCAGATCGCTGATTTATTAAAGGTGAAGAGTTCGGAAATATATTTCACTTCCGGGGGGACGGAAGGAAATAATCTTGCCATTAAAGGGGCCGCACACTCTCAGGGAAATCGCGGCAAACACATAATCACGACAGCGATTGAACATCCTTCTGTAGAAGATGCATGCCAATCATTGACGAAAATGGGTTATGAGATCACAAATCTTCCCGTTAACGAATTTGGGCAAATTGATGTAACGGACCTTAAGGATGCATTGAGGGAGGATACCATTTTGGTTTCCGTCATGCATGTTAATAATGAAGTTGGCTCGATACAGCCGATTGCTGAAATCGGCAAATTGATAAAACAATACCCAAACGTGCTCTTTCATGTCGATAATGTGCAGGGAGCAGGCAAAGTTTCTTTATCATTGCGTGATGCCAATGTGGATTTATGTACAATTTCCGGCCACAAGGTCCACGGCTTGAAGGGGACGGGCATTCTTTATGTTCGTGAAGGCGTTCGGGTCGATCCGCTTTTCCATGGCGGCAATCAAGAAACGAAAATCAGGAGCGGCACCGAAAATGTTGCGGGAATCGTCGCCCTATCGAAGGCTTTGCGTATTAGTATGAACAATCAATTGCTGTATCATGATAAGCTGCAGCAAATCAAAACTTATTTATATAAAGGTTTGAAGGAAATGGACGGGGTGTTGGTTAACACTCCTGAAGAAGGGGCACCCCATATTGTGAATTTTTCCGTTCCCGGACTTAAATCCGAGGTATTGCTGCATGCACTTGAATCGGAAGGAATATATGTTTCGACAACTAGTGCCTGTTCTTCGAAAAAAAGAACGATAAGCAAAACGGTGGATGCAATGTTCCATAATTCGGCTCGTTCCGAAAGCGTCATCCGAATCAGTACTACCTATGGCAATGAAATGGAAGAAGCAAAGCAAGTTCTGGCGGCGATACAGAAAATAGTCGCTAATTTAGAAAAAATAATGAGGGTTGCAAAATGA
- the ezrA gene encoding septation ring formation regulator EzrA: protein MDYIIGVIVLILIFIIWGYFFKKRYFKEIDRLESWKISIMHRPVLEELSKVKQLNMTGETEEMFENWRIEWDAIITDHMPEVEELLFDAEEFVDKYRFSRSKEVQRKITVKLNEIEEMIKKILYELNELVGSEEKNRLEIEDIKESYRQLKKSLLAHRHNYGKAADKLENTLDEVLQILQKYDEETVNGNYLNARELVLSIKEKLAVLSVKMEMLPKLLVDSQSELHSQLQELKDGYEEMSGQGYLLSHIQFEQEISRLEEELELYKTQLENAETEAVDKGIKDMRESIEVLYDLLEKEVLSKQYILKNDEVLRKTISDLEYENDKLKVETIHVQHTYHLTENELDAQRKMEKQIAQISKRHQLLVLKMEDNVMASSLISEEMQGLAEQLKELQENQKDFTIKLQALRKDEMDARDSLAELKRKMVDTGRLIAKSNIPGLPEEYKVVLSDAKESMDDVQGKLEEKPLDMAAVYIYLEKAVQQVNRVHEKAHELIEHMYLAEKVIQFGNRYRSSHDMVAESLRDAEAKFRSYEYQAALETAATAIEKVDPGSLRKIGANIEEVLS from the coding sequence ATGGATTACATAATTGGGGTAATTGTATTAATTTTGATTTTCATCATTTGGGGTTATTTTTTCAAAAAGAGATATTTTAAAGAAATCGATCGACTGGAATCCTGGAAAATAAGCATCATGCACCGCCCCGTGCTGGAAGAGCTTTCTAAAGTCAAACAATTGAACATGACAGGTGAAACAGAGGAAATGTTCGAGAACTGGCGCATTGAATGGGACGCCATCATTACAGATCATATGCCCGAAGTCGAAGAGCTTTTATTCGATGCCGAGGAATTCGTCGATAAATACCGTTTCAGCCGTTCAAAAGAAGTACAGCGCAAAATTACAGTCAAGCTGAATGAAATCGAGGAAATGATCAAAAAGATCTTATACGAACTGAATGAACTCGTAGGCAGTGAGGAAAAAAACCGATTGGAAATTGAGGATATCAAGGAATCCTACCGTCAATTGAAGAAATCCCTGCTTGCACACAGGCATAATTACGGGAAAGCGGCTGATAAGCTGGAAAATACCTTGGATGAGGTATTGCAGATCCTTCAAAAGTATGACGAAGAGACTGTGAACGGCAATTATTTGAATGCCAGGGAGCTTGTTCTATCCATTAAGGAAAAATTGGCGGTTCTGTCAGTTAAAATGGAAATGCTCCCGAAATTATTGGTGGATAGCCAATCCGAGCTGCATTCCCAGCTTCAAGAATTGAAGGATGGTTATGAGGAGATGTCAGGACAGGGGTATCTGTTGAGCCATATCCAATTCGAGCAGGAAATATCCCGGCTTGAGGAAGAACTGGAACTATATAAAACACAATTGGAAAATGCCGAAACGGAAGCCGTGGATAAAGGCATTAAAGATATGCGCGAAAGCATTGAGGTGCTTTATGACCTTTTGGAAAAAGAAGTACTTTCAAAACAGTATATCTTGAAAAATGATGAAGTTCTCAGGAAAACGATTAGTGACCTTGAATATGAAAACGATAAACTTAAAGTTGAAACGATACATGTTCAACACACATATCATCTGACGGAAAATGAGCTCGATGCACAACGGAAAATGGAAAAGCAGATTGCCCAGATTTCGAAACGCCATCAATTGCTTGTCTTGAAAATGGAGGATAATGTGATGGCAAGCTCCCTTATCAGCGAAGAGATGCAGGGGCTGGCTGAACAGTTGAAGGAATTACAGGAAAATCAGAAAGACTTCACCATTAAATTACAGGCTTTACGGAAAGATGAAATGGATGCCAGGGATTCACTGGCTGAATTGAAACGTAAAATGGTCGATACTGGACGTTTAATTGCAAAAAGCAATATTCCAGGCCTTCCAGAAGAGTATAAAGTGGTGCTATCTGATGCCAAAGAAAGTATGGATGACGTTCAGGGGAAACTTGAAGAAAAGCCGCTTGACATGGCCGCTGTTTATATTTATTTGGAAAAAGCGGTTCAACAGGTGAATAGGGTCCACGAAAAAGCCCATGAATTGATCGAACATATGTATTTGGCCGAAAAGGTGATCCAATTCGGAAATCGCTATCGAAGCAGTCACGATATGGTAGCCGAGAGCCTAAGGGATGCCGAAGCGAAATTCCGAAGCTATGAATATCAAGCCGCATTGGAAACGGCTGCCACTGCCATAGAAAAGGTCGACCCAGGCAGTTTACGAAAAATTGGTGCGAACATAGAAGAAGTCCTTTCCTGA
- the hisJ gene encoding histidinol-phosphatase HisJ, whose amino-acid sequence MKADGHVHTPFCPHGSTDKFDEYITRGIELGLKEITFTEHAPLPRNFQDPTPEKDSGMDAALLLDYFQELRVLKERHKDKILIKTGLEVDFIEGYEKETKEFLDEIGEFLDDSILSVHFIKHQSSWHCIDFSENGFGEIANELGSVESVYAKYYDTLEKSITTDLGIYKPKRIGHITLVHKFQHRYPPASSFDEQVYKVLDMIKEQRYELDYNGAGHVKPLCGEPYPPERFAKRAFDLGIPLIYGSDAHQAKDLGQGHQALIEGFNR is encoded by the coding sequence ATGAAAGCTGACGGTCATGTGCACACTCCGTTTTGCCCTCACGGCTCTACGGATAAATTCGATGAATATATTACGCGGGGAATCGAGCTAGGATTAAAGGAAATCACATTTACGGAACATGCTCCATTGCCACGAAATTTTCAAGATCCTACGCCTGAAAAAGACAGCGGCATGGACGCTGCCCTGCTCCTGGATTACTTTCAAGAGCTCCGCGTACTGAAAGAACGCCATAAAGACAAAATCCTGATCAAAACAGGTCTGGAGGTTGACTTTATAGAGGGTTATGAAAAAGAAACAAAAGAATTCCTCGACGAAATCGGAGAATTCCTTGATGATAGTATACTCTCCGTCCACTTCATCAAGCATCAAAGCAGTTGGCACTGCATCGATTTCAGCGAAAATGGGTTTGGTGAGATTGCCAATGAACTAGGTTCAGTGGAATCGGTGTATGCCAAATATTACGATACTCTGGAAAAATCAATAACAACTGATTTAGGCATTTATAAACCAAAACGGATCGGGCATATTACGCTTGTCCATAAATTCCAGCATCGATATCCGCCTGCATCTAGTTTTGACGAGCAGGTTTACAAAGTGCTCGACATGATCAAAGAACAAAGGTATGAACTAGATTATAATGGAGCCGGGCATGTAAAGCCGCTATGCGGTGAACCCTACCCTCCTGAACGGTTTGCAAAGCGTGCTTTCGATCTCGGCATTCCGCTTATTTACGGATCCGATGCACATCAAGCTAAGGATTTGGGTCAGGGCCATCAGGCACTGATTGAAGGGTTCAATCGGTAA
- the refZ gene encoding forespore capture DNA-binding protein RefZ — MNRQTPTKQAIVEAALHLFHLKGYHATSIRDIANKAKVNAANIAYYFKNKQGLLEFCFTSYLEEYILVLETNMTLLELKGPQHCLMNLVKDILAFQRENFLAARFIYGESSLDSNLNREIHSTYFTKEKSYFQYILEQGIKSRSFQQVSVPMYMLQLKGLLTAPVLHTHYAMDVLHVFPQEAYYTNIYANEVGRFLQDTLFIDLQPLLAGRS; from the coding sequence ATGAATCGCCAGACGCCAACGAAACAAGCCATTGTGGAAGCTGCATTGCATTTATTTCATTTAAAAGGCTATCATGCTACATCCATACGGGATATTGCGAATAAAGCCAAAGTGAACGCTGCAAATATTGCCTACTATTTCAAGAATAAGCAGGGGTTGCTGGAATTCTGTTTCACTTCCTATTTAGAAGAGTATATCCTGGTCCTTGAGACGAACATGACATTGCTGGAACTTAAAGGCCCGCAGCATTGCTTGATGAATCTTGTAAAGGATATTCTCGCTTTCCAGAGGGAAAACTTCCTTGCTGCACGGTTCATATATGGGGAATCTTCACTCGATTCCAATTTAAATCGTGAAATTCATTCGACTTATTTTACAAAGGAAAAGTCTTATTTTCAATATATTTTGGAACAGGGGATCAAGAGCAGGAGTTTCCAGCAGGTCTCGGTTCCCATGTATATGCTGCAGTTGAAGGGTTTATTGACGGCCCCTGTCCTGCATACCCATTATGCGATGGATGTGCTTCATGTGTTCCCGCAGGAAGCCTATTACACGAATATTTATGCCAATGAAGTCGGACGTTTTTTGCAGGATACCCTTTTCATAGACCTACAGCCACTGTTAGCGGGCCGGAGCTGA
- a CDS encoding GAF domain-containing protein translates to MFNVEMYQGKKENNYELVQKQLLALIEDETNRIANLSNAAALLNQFLDEINWVGFYLYEEGQLILGPFQGLPACVRIPMGRGVCGTSAATEKTLRIDDVHQFPGHIACDAASRSEIVIPLMKDGKLIGVLDIDSPVTGRFDEMDQQGLEKFAEILTRHL, encoded by the coding sequence TTGTTTAATGTCGAAATGTATCAAGGAAAAAAAGAAAATAACTATGAACTGGTCCAAAAGCAACTTCTTGCCTTAATTGAAGATGAAACGAACCGGATAGCCAATTTAAGCAATGCGGCAGCTTTACTTAATCAGTTTCTTGATGAGATTAACTGGGTCGGCTTCTATTTATACGAAGAAGGCCAATTAATTTTAGGACCCTTCCAGGGTCTTCCAGCCTGTGTCCGCATTCCAATGGGCAGGGGCGTTTGCGGGACTTCAGCGGCGACTGAAAAAACCCTGCGCATAGATGATGTCCACCAATTCCCTGGACATATCGCCTGTGATGCGGCATCAAGATCTGAAATTGTCATACCGCTCATGAAGGATGGCAAGTTGATCGGTGTCCTCGATATCGACAGCCCGGTCACGGGCCGTTTTGACGAAATGGATCAGCAGGGACTGGAGAAGTTCGCTGAAATCCTTACCAGGCATCTATAA
- the rpsD gene encoding 30S ribosomal protein S4, which yields MARYTGPSWKLSRRLGISLTGTGKELEKRPYAPGQHGPNQRRKISEYGMQLQEKQKLRHMYGITERQFRSMFDRAGKLKGVHGENFMILLESRLDNLVYRLGLARTRRQARQLVNHGHITVDGSRVDIPSYKVSLGQTIAVREKSRNFSIIKESVEATNFVPDFLTFDAEKLEGTFTRLPERSELPAEINEALIVEFYSR from the coding sequence ATGGCTCGTTATACTGGCCCAAGCTGGAAACTATCCCGTCGTTTAGGAATTTCCCTAACAGGTACTGGTAAAGAATTAGAAAAACGCCCTTATGCTCCAGGACAACATGGTCCTAACCAACGTAGAAAAATTTCTGAATACGGAATGCAACTACAAGAGAAACAAAAACTTCGTCACATGTACGGAATCACTGAACGTCAATTCCGTTCAATGTTCGACCGCGCTGGCAAACTTAAAGGTGTTCATGGTGAAAACTTCATGATTCTTCTTGAATCACGTCTTGACAACCTAGTTTACCGTCTTGGTTTAGCTCGTACACGTCGTCAAGCACGTCAACTTGTTAACCACGGTCACATCACTGTAGACGGAAGCCGCGTAGACATTCCATCTTACAAAGTGTCCCTTGGACAAACAATCGCAGTTCGTGAAAAATCACGTAACTTCTCAATCATTAAAGAATCAGTTGAAGCAACTAACTTCGTTCCTGATTTCCTTACTTTCGATGCTGAGAAATTAGAAGGTACTTTCACTCGTTTACCAGAACGTTCTGAATTGCCTGCTGAAATTAACGAAGCTCTTATCGTTGAGTTCTACTCTCGTTAA
- the tyrS gene encoding tyrosine--tRNA ligase, with protein sequence MELLKDLEWRGIIYQQTDEEGFKNLLEKEKISLYCGVDPTADSMHIGHLLPFLTLRRFQQHGHRPIVLVGGATGLIGDPSGKKEERQLQTLEKVLYNADCIKGQLSHIFEFEGENGAVMVNNYDWIGKIDMVTFLRDYGKYIGINYMLAKDTVASRLDSGISFTEFAYTILQGIDFGHLYSNYNCKLQIGGSDQWGNITTGLEMIRKSNDEDAKAFGMTIPLVTKADGTKFGKTEGGAIWLDPEKTTPYEFYQFWINTADADVVKYLKFFTFLSREVIEELEQSVQNEPHLRKAQKALGEEMTRLIHGQEALDQAIKISAALFSGEVKNLSAAEIKLGFKDVPSFERESKEDIGLVDLIVEAKISPSKRQAREDIQNGAISINGEKVTDLQYVVTEASKIEGEFILVRRGKKKYTLVK encoded by the coding sequence ATGGAATTGCTTAAAGACCTCGAATGGAGAGGGATTATTTATCAACAAACGGATGAAGAGGGTTTTAAGAACCTTTTGGAAAAAGAGAAAATTTCTTTATACTGTGGTGTCGATCCAACAGCGGATAGTATGCATATCGGACATCTATTGCCATTCTTGACATTGCGCCGTTTCCAGCAGCACGGCCATCGTCCCATTGTATTAGTGGGTGGTGCAACTGGACTTATCGGTGATCCAAGCGGTAAAAAAGAGGAACGCCAGCTGCAAACGCTGGAAAAAGTGCTCTATAATGCCGACTGCATAAAAGGGCAGCTATCCCACATCTTTGAATTCGAAGGTGAAAATGGTGCGGTCATGGTCAATAACTATGACTGGATAGGAAAAATCGATATGGTCACGTTCTTGCGTGATTACGGGAAATACATCGGCATTAACTACATGCTGGCAAAAGATACGGTTGCTTCCCGTTTGGATTCGGGAATTTCATTTACTGAATTTGCGTACACGATCTTACAAGGAATTGATTTCGGCCATTTATACAGCAATTACAACTGTAAATTGCAAATTGGCGGCAGTGATCAATGGGGCAATATTACGACTGGGCTGGAAATGATCCGGAAATCCAATGATGAGGATGCAAAAGCATTCGGTATGACGATCCCGCTCGTAACGAAAGCGGATGGAACGAAATTCGGTAAAACGGAAGGCGGAGCAATTTGGCTTGATCCTGAAAAGACGACTCCGTATGAATTTTACCAATTCTGGATCAATACAGCCGATGCTGATGTCGTGAAATACCTGAAATTCTTCACATTCCTATCTCGTGAGGTGATTGAAGAGTTAGAGCAATCTGTACAAAACGAACCGCATTTGCGTAAAGCGCAAAAAGCTTTAGGGGAAGAAATGACCCGTTTGATTCATGGTCAGGAAGCTCTTGACCAGGCTATCAAAATCTCTGCCGCCCTATTCAGCGGAGAGGTGAAGAATTTAAGTGCGGCGGAAATCAAATTGGGCTTCAAAGATGTCCCTAGCTTCGAACGTGAAAGCAAGGAAGATATCGGTTTGGTCGATTTAATCGTTGAAGCGAAAATTTCGCCATCAAAGCGTCAAGCTCGGGAAGATATTCAGAATGGGGCAATCTCCATAAATGGGGAGAAAGTGACTGATCTGCAATATGTAGTGACGGAAGCTTCTAAGATTGAAGGGGAGTTCATCCTAGTTCGTCGCGGCAAAAAGAAATATACATTAGTGAAATGA